Proteins from one Cryptomeria japonica chromosome 4, Sugi_1.0, whole genome shotgun sequence genomic window:
- the LOC131031404 gene encoding vacuolar iron transporter homolog 3 has protein sequence MQKKMENRVSSPSIFQLETMELKRMMKELGGGITEESPISKPQNSNVPIATPSPKPNPKNSSVVVAMPSSPKTVRKKKRDYLQRGQWLRAAVLGLNEGVVSTAWLMIGTGAGKSGVKTMLDTGLAAVAAGSCSMAIGEFISVKIQHDVELANFQRENKSLKGFEHATFIISLPDPIEAACASALAFSVGALFPLISAVFATHYITRVWLLAGVSSLVLILIGAIGAYFACSSIVKGSLRVLLGGWIACVVSFGLRKLFNSSEQQYEV, from the coding sequence ATGCAGAAAAAAATGGAGAATAGGGTTTCCAGCCCGTCTATTTTTCAGTTGGAGACAATGGAATTGAAGAGAATGATGAAGGAATTAGGAGGCGGAATTACAGAGgaatcaccaatttcaaagcctCAAAATTCAAACGTTCCCATTGCCACGCCTTCTCCGAAACCAAACCCTAAAAATTCCAGCGTTGTCGTTGCCATGCCTTCTTCCCCAAAAACTGTCCGAAAGAAAAAAAGAGATTATCTGCAAAGAGGGCAATGGCTTCGCGCAGCTGTTCTGGGATTGAACGAGGGAGTTGTGAGCACAGCATGGCTGATGATTGGGACGGGCGCGGGAAAGTCGGGCGTAAAAACCATGCTGGATACGGGGCTGGCGGCTGTGGCGGCGGGGTCATGTAGCATGGCCATTGGCGAATTCATTTCTGTGAAAATACAGCACGATGTAGAACTGGCGAACTTCCAGAGGGAGAACAAGTCCCTCAAGGGATTCGAACACGCCACATTTATAATTAGCCTTCCAGATCCTATTGAGGCGGCTTGCGCATCGGCTCTTGCTTTTTCTGTGGGAGCGCTTTTCCCCTTAATCTCTGCGGTTTTTGCCACTCACTATATAACTCGAGTTTGGTTGCTGGCTGGGGTTTCTAGCTTGGTTCTCATCTTGATTGGCGCCATTGGAGCTTACTTTGCTTGTTCTTCAATTGTGAAAGGGAGTTTAAGAGTGCTGTTGGGTGGATGGATTGCTTGTGTAGTAAGCTTTGGCTTGCGCAAGCTCTTTAATAGTAGTGAACAACAGTATGAAGTATGA